One Thermomicrobiales bacterium genomic window, GCAGGTCTGCATAAATCGACAGCATGTCGAAACCGAGCTGCTCGACCAGAGCTGCGAGCGCAGCGTACTCGGCGGGCGACTTGTTCGATTGCAACGCGATGGAGAGCGATCGGCCGTTGGTCACGTCAGATCGTCGACTTTGAACGTCCGACAATTGATGCGCTCAATCCGCATAATCAGACGTTCGTCGATATCCGGGCAAGCCACAAGCGTGTCCAACTCCAGCCAATCCGCCGGATCGAGCAGTCGCTGTTTGGCGGGAAGTAAAGGCAGCACCGATTGCAGGGCATACAGGCAAAAGTGCTTGCCCTCAGGTATGCGAATCTGGCTCGATTCGGTGAGCTCGAAGTAGTCTCCCACCTGCAATCCACACACC contains:
- a CDS encoding TIGR04076 family protein, translated to MEFLREDDELEFDLFDLRVTVDRIEGRSVCGLQVGDYFELTESSQIRIPEGKHFCLYALQSVLPLLPAKQRLLDPADWLELDTLVACPDIDERLIMRIERINCRTFKVDDLT